TAGACAATTTAACCGACGTAGGTTTTTGATTTACACCTCTGCAACTATCGGTAGCACCATTTTACTCAAGGCTTGTGCGAATAACTCCCCCAGTCCCACTGAGAGTCCAGCAACGTCTCCTGCTGCTTCTCCTACAACTGCGGCTAGTGGTGAGACTATCAAAGTAGGTATTTTACACTCGCTCAGTGGCACACTATCTATTAGTGAAAAAAGCGTTGTCGATGCAGAGAAATTAGCCATCAAGGAAATTAACGCTGCAGGTGGTATTTTAGGTAAACAAATTGAAGCAATAGTCGAAGATGGCGCTTCTAACTGGGATACCTTTAGAGAAAAAGCAACCAAGTTGATTGATCAAGATAAAGTGACTGTCGTTTTTGGTTGTTGGACTTCTGCTAGCCGCAAAAATGTTAAGCCAGTTTTTGAGAGTAAAGACCATCAGCTTTGGTATCCCGTACAGTATGAAGGTCAAGAGTGTTCTAAAAACATTTTCTACACAGGTGCAGCGCCAAATCAACAAATCGAACCATCTGTAGATTGGCTACTCAAAAATAAGGGTAAGGAATTCTTTTTGGTAGGCTCAGATTACGTTTTCCCCCGGACTGCTAACACCATTATTAAAGCTCAATTAGAAGCTTTAGGTGGCAAAACAGTAGGTGAAGATTATTTACCATTAGGTAACACAGAAGTTACAGCAATCATCACTAAAATTAAGCAAGCTTTGCCCAATGGCGGAGTTATTTACAACACTTTAAATGGTGATAGCAATGTGGCTTTCTTCAAACAATTGAAAGGTGCTGGTTTAACACCAGATAAATATCCTTCTATGTCTGTAAGTATTGCCGAAGAAGAAGTTAAGGCTATTGGTGTTCAGTATCTCAAAGGACACTACGCAGCTTGGAACTACTTCCAAACAGTAGATACACCAGCTAACAAGAAATTCGTCGAAGCGTTTAAGAAAGAATATGGTGCAGATCGGGTAACAAATGACCCGATGGAAGCTGCATATATCGCAGTTTATTTGTGGAAACAATCTGTAGAAAAAGCAGGTACTACTGACATAGCCAAGGTGCGGAGTGCAGCCTATGGTCAAACTATCGATGCACCGGAAGGAAAAGTTACGCTAAATGTCAATCATCACCTATCCAAAGTTGTGCGGATTGGTCAAGTAAGGGATGATGGTTTGTTTGATATTATCTATGCTTCACCCGCACCAGTTGAGCCTATTCCTTGGAATCAATTTGTGAAAGAAACTAAGGGATTTGCTTGCGATTGGTCAGATCCAGCTAAAGGTGGTAAGTACAAAAAGGTCTAAGCCATTAGTCATTGGTCATTAGTCATTAGTCATTGGTCATTAGTAAAAGACAAATAACAACTGACAACTGACCAATGACAACTGACCAATGACTAACAATAACAAGCTGATAGCTGTGGGAGAGAAAAGTGTTAACAGGTTTCTTGGATGCTGTCTTTAATGGTATTAGTATCGGTTCTGTCTTATTAATTGCTGCGTTGGGACTAGCCATTATATTTGGCTTGATGGGCGTAATTAATATGGCGCATGGCGAATTGATGATGTTTGGTGCTTATACAACATTTGTTGTGCAAAATGGTTGTAAGCAATTGGGGGGGATTTGGTTTGAAGTTTATATATTTTTGGCTTTAATCATCGCTTTTATTTTCACGGCGGCTATCGGATTGCTTCTCGAAAGAGGTGTGATTCGTTACCTCTATGGACGCCCCTTAGAAACTCTCCTCGCAACTTGGGGAGTAAGTTTGATTTTTCAGCAGTTTGTCAGGAGTGTGAATTGGGTATTGGTAATTGGCTTAGTGTTGTTTTCTGTGTTGTTTTTTGGGAGTTTATGGTTGTTAAATTCCCGCACGAATATGGAGAGAATTCGTAACTGGGTTGTGTCGGTGATATTATTTTTATCACTGGGGATGACAATTGTCACGGGCAATTTATTGAGTCAAACTTATCAGCTAGCAGTAACTAAACCTTGGTTTGGCGCTCAAAATGTGGATGTAACGGCTCCGACTTGGTTACAATCTGGTATATCTTTAGGTGGTGTGCAATTACCTTTTGCTAGGTTATTTATTATTGCTTTAACGATAATTTGTGTAGTTGGAATTTATTTATTTTTACAGCGTTCTATCTGGGGCTTAAGAATTCGGGCTGTGACGCAAAACCGCAGTATGAGTGCTTGTTTAGGTATCCCAACTCAGAAAGTTGATGCTATCACTTTTGCGCTGGGTTCTGGTTTGGCTGGTGTGGCTGGATGTGCGATTAGTTTACTCGGTTCTGTTGGACCAAATACGGGTCAAAATTATATTATTGACACGTTTATGGTGGTGGTTGTCGGTGGTGTGGGTAATTTAGCAGGTACTATTGTCGCTGCTTTGGGAATTGGTACAGCTAACTTTTTAGTTGGTTCTGGTACTCTGGCTTTGTTGTTGACTCCTGTTAAGCCTTTGGCTGATTTCTTTATTTTTTTTGCAACAACAAGTATGGCTAAGGTGATGGTATTTGTGCTGATTATTGTATTTTTACAATGGAAGCCTGCGGGAATTTTTCCGCAAAAGGGTCGTAGTGTTGATGCTTGATGAGGGTCTAGGGTCGGTCTTTTTGACTTTGGATCTTTGTGGGTGGAGGGGATTTTAATGAACCGCGAAGACGCGAAGGACGCAAAGTTAAGAATGAGTAGGAAAGGGGTTAGGTTGATATTGATTGAGGTTGGGGTGGTGCTGGCGATCGCACTTATCCTTATATTGATTATGCCTTTGGTGTTGTCTGAGTTTCGTCTGAATTTGTTGGGGCGATTTTTGTCGCTGGCGATTGTGGCTTTGGGGATTGATTTGATTTGGGGTTACACTGGGTTGTTGAGTTTGGGACATGGTATTTTCTTTGGTTTGGGTGGATATGCAATTGCTATGTATTTGAAGTTGCAAGTTCCCCCTGGTGAATTACCTGATTTTATGGGACTTTATGGGGTGACGGAACTTCCCTGGTTTTGGCGACCTTTCTATTCTTTTCCGATAGCAATGGTGGCTGTGGTGATGATTCCGGCTTTATTAGCTGGAATTTTAGGATATTTGGTATTTCGCAATCGCATTAAGGGGGTTTATTTTTCGATTTTGACTCAAGCTGCAATTATTGTATTTTTCAATTTTTTTAATGGTCAACAACAGTTTTTTAATGGTACTAATGGATTAATAGATTTCACCACATTTTTTGGTGCAACTGTTAGTGATGGGAAAACAAAATTGGTTTTCTACACTCTGACGGTAGTGTTTCTCGCCGCTACCTATGGGGTTTGTCGCTGGTTGACAAGTGGACGTTTTGGACGCTTGTTAATCGCAATTCGTGATGATGAAAGTCGGGTCAGATTTTCTGGCTATGACCCTACAGATTATAAAACTTTGGTGTTTGCTGTTTCGGGTGCGATCGCAGGTATAGCAGGAGCATTTTACACCCTCCAAAGTGGTTCTGTGTCACCCAGGGCAATGGATATTGCTTTTTCGATTGAAATGGTGATTTGGGTAGCTGTGGGGGGACGCGCTACATTAATCGGCGCAATTGTTGGTACTTTATTAGTTAATTATGCCCGCGCTTTTTTAAGCGAACAATTTGCCGAAATCTGGCTATTTTTCCAAGGGGCACTATTTTTAATTGTTGTGACAGTGCTACCTGATGGTTTGGTTGGATGGTTGCGTAATCAAAACATTCCTATTTTTCACCGCACTAAAGAAATTGCTACATATCCCAGTTTAGAAGAAGACCCTGAAGTGGAACATGAACGCCAAAATCTTGGAAACTGAAAATGTAACTGTGAGTTTTGATGGTTTTAAAGCTCTAAACCAACTTAACTTTAATATGGATGTGGGAGAGTTACGAGTAGTAATTGGTCCCAATGGTGCTGGTAAAACCACATTTTTGGATGTGATTACGGGTAAAGTCCAACCAACTATTGGGCGAGTCCTATTCAAAGGAAAAAACCTGGGTTCTTTACCTGAGCATCAAATTGCACGCCTGGGTATTGGGCGCAAATTTCAAACACCGAGAGTTTATCTTAATCTAACGCCACGAGAAAATCTGGAAATTACCAGTAACCGCAATAAAAATGTTTTTTCTACCTTGTTTGGACGTTCCCATCGGGCTGAAAAAAATAGCATTAAAGGTTTATTAGAAACGATTGGTTTAACTCTTAAAGCAGACATTCCAGCAGCTTTGTTATCCCACGGAGAAAAGCAACGTTTAGAAATTGGAATGTTAGTAGCACAGTCCCCTGATTTATTACTTGTTGATGAACCAGTCGCAGGTTTAACAGATGAAGAAACCTATAATATCGGCGAACTACTTTTAACCCTAGCCCAAAGTCATTCAATTTTAGTCATTGAACATGATATGGAATTTGTCCGCCAAATTGCCAGAAAAGTCACAGTATTACATGAAGGTACTGTACTCTGTGAAGGCAATTTTGAGCAAATCCAAAATGACCCCCGCGTCATCGAAGTATATCTAGGACACAGTGAATAGGGATTGGGGATTGGGGGGATGACCAATGACAAAGAGTAATGAGTAATGAGTAATGAGTAATGAGTAATGAGTAATGAGTTATGAGTTATGAGTTATGAGTAATGAGTTATGAGTAATGAGTTATGAGTAATGAGTTATGAGTTATGAGTTATGAGTAATGAGTAATGAGTTATGAGTTATGAGTTATGAGTTATGAGTTATGAGTTATGAGTTATGAGTAATGAGTAATGAGTAATGAGTAATGAGTAATGAGTAATGAGTAATGAGTAATGAGTTATGAGTAATGAGTTATGAGTAATGACAAATGACAAATGACAAATGACAAATGACAAATAACAAATTATGCTAAACATCTCTCACCTTAACGTTTACTACGGTGAAAGCCATATTCTCCGCAACGTAGATTTAACTGTACCATCTGGACAAATGGTGTGCCTAATTGGACGCAATGGTGTAGGTAAAACAACCCTACTTAAAACAATTATGGGGTTACTCAAACCCCGCAGTGGTACAATTGACTTTGCAGGGGAATTAATTAACTCAAAATCCCCAGATCAAAGGGCAAAAATCGGTATTGGTTATGTTCCCCAAGGACGAGAAATTATCCCTCGCTTGACAGTAAAAGAAAATCTGCTGTTGGGATTAGAAGCTAGAAAGCATCAGCCCAAAAAAGCAGAAATTACCGAAGAAATTTTTAGCTTATTCCCCGTGTTGAAAAAAATGCTTTCGCGCATGGGTGGTGATTTAAGTGGTGGACAGCAACAACAACTAGCGATCGCCCGTGCTTTAATGGGACAACCTCAATTACTCGTGTTAGATGAACCAACCGAAGGTATTCAACCCTCAATCATCTTAGAAATTGAAGCCGCAGTGCGTCGCATCGTCGAAACTACAGGTATTTCTGTGTTATTGGTAGAGCAACATTTACACTTTGTCCGTCAGGCCGATTACTATTACGCTATGCAAAAAGGCGGTATTGTTGCTTCTGGTTCAACTGATGAACTCAGTCAGGATGTGATTCAACGGTTTTTGGCGGTTTAATATTTATTATGCAGGGCTATTTCAGCCTAGACATAAACCGCCCTACACTGAAGTGTAGGGCTAATAGCTAAAGTCCGTTAAAACGGACTATAACCTTTTCTCAGTCGTCTTTAGACGACTTTAGCTATTAGACTCAGAATTCATTCTGAGGCGGGCTAGATGAGAATGAAAT
The Gloeotrichia echinulata CP02 DNA segment above includes these coding regions:
- the urtC gene encoding urea ABC transporter permease subunit UrtC; its protein translation is MSRKGVRLILIEVGVVLAIALILILIMPLVLSEFRLNLLGRFLSLAIVALGIDLIWGYTGLLSLGHGIFFGLGGYAIAMYLKLQVPPGELPDFMGLYGVTELPWFWRPFYSFPIAMVAVVMIPALLAGILGYLVFRNRIKGVYFSILTQAAIIVFFNFFNGQQQFFNGTNGLIDFTTFFGATVSDGKTKLVFYTLTVVFLAATYGVCRWLTSGRFGRLLIAIRDDESRVRFSGYDPTDYKTLVFAVSGAIAGIAGAFYTLQSGSVSPRAMDIAFSIEMVIWVAVGGRATLIGAIVGTLLVNYARAFLSEQFAEIWLFFQGALFLIVVTVLPDGLVGWLRNQNIPIFHRTKEIATYPSLEEDPEVEHERQNLGN
- the urtB gene encoding urea ABC transporter permease subunit UrtB translates to MLTGFLDAVFNGISIGSVLLIAALGLAIIFGLMGVINMAHGELMMFGAYTTFVVQNGCKQLGGIWFEVYIFLALIIAFIFTAAIGLLLERGVIRYLYGRPLETLLATWGVSLIFQQFVRSVNWVLVIGLVLFSVLFFGSLWLLNSRTNMERIRNWVVSVILFLSLGMTIVTGNLLSQTYQLAVTKPWFGAQNVDVTAPTWLQSGISLGGVQLPFARLFIIALTIICVVGIYLFLQRSIWGLRIRAVTQNRSMSACLGIPTQKVDAITFALGSGLAGVAGCAISLLGSVGPNTGQNYIIDTFMVVVVGGVGNLAGTIVAALGIGTANFLVGSGTLALLLTPVKPLADFFIFFATTSMAKVMVFVLIIVFLQWKPAGIFPQKGRSVDA
- the urtE gene encoding urea ABC transporter ATP-binding subunit UrtE, which encodes MLNISHLNVYYGESHILRNVDLTVPSGQMVCLIGRNGVGKTTLLKTIMGLLKPRSGTIDFAGELINSKSPDQRAKIGIGYVPQGREIIPRLTVKENLLLGLEARKHQPKKAEITEEIFSLFPVLKKMLSRMGGDLSGGQQQQLAIARALMGQPQLLVLDEPTEGIQPSIILEIEAAVRRIVETTGISVLLVEQHLHFVRQADYYYAMQKGGIVASGSTDELSQDVIQRFLAV
- the urtA gene encoding urea ABC transporter substrate-binding protein, with amino-acid sequence MSRQFNRRRFLIYTSATIGSTILLKACANNSPSPTESPATSPAASPTTAASGETIKVGILHSLSGTLSISEKSVVDAEKLAIKEINAAGGILGKQIEAIVEDGASNWDTFREKATKLIDQDKVTVVFGCWTSASRKNVKPVFESKDHQLWYPVQYEGQECSKNIFYTGAAPNQQIEPSVDWLLKNKGKEFFLVGSDYVFPRTANTIIKAQLEALGGKTVGEDYLPLGNTEVTAIITKIKQALPNGGVIYNTLNGDSNVAFFKQLKGAGLTPDKYPSMSVSIAEEEVKAIGVQYLKGHYAAWNYFQTVDTPANKKFVEAFKKEYGADRVTNDPMEAAYIAVYLWKQSVEKAGTTDIAKVRSAAYGQTIDAPEGKVTLNVNHHLSKVVRIGQVRDDGLFDIIYASPAPVEPIPWNQFVKETKGFACDWSDPAKGGKYKKV
- a CDS encoding alpha/beta hydrolase — protein: MFSIICYLSFVICHLSFVITHNSLLITHYSLLITHYSLLITHYSLLITHNS
- the urtD gene encoding urea ABC transporter ATP-binding protein UrtD translates to MNAKILETENVTVSFDGFKALNQLNFNMDVGELRVVIGPNGAGKTTFLDVITGKVQPTIGRVLFKGKNLGSLPEHQIARLGIGRKFQTPRVYLNLTPRENLEITSNRNKNVFSTLFGRSHRAEKNSIKGLLETIGLTLKADIPAALLSHGEKQRLEIGMLVAQSPDLLLVDEPVAGLTDEETYNIGELLLTLAQSHSILVIEHDMEFVRQIARKVTVLHEGTVLCEGNFEQIQNDPRVIEVYLGHSE